The genomic region CGCCCACTACCCATAACGATGGGCAAGGCGGGACGGGGAAGCGGGAAGCCTCGCCCTTAAGGGCGAGGTAGCTCACTGCAGAACATTTATTAAATGGATATCTATGTTATGGTGATGGACCCAATCCTATTCAGAAGAGGACTAGATAAGTCGGAGATAAGAAGGCGATTCAGGGAAAGGCTCAATAAGGATGGAATAATAATTGCTCCAGGCGTTTTTCTCCCTATAACTGCAATTATGGCGGCCGAAGAGGGCTTTGAGGCAATGTACTTCGGAGGAGCCGCATTCTCTAATATGCTTGGATTACCTGACCTAGGCGTATTCACGCTGACGGAGATGGCTACTCAAGTCTCGTATATATCCAGCACAGTGGATCTACCGCTTATAGTTGATGCGGATACTGGGTTTGGAGAGACAATAAATGTCGCCAGAACTGTGCGAAGCATGGAGGATGCAGGCGCAGCCGCGATTCATATAGAGGACCAGGAATTCCCGAAAAAATGCGGCCACCTAAGCGGTAAAAGAGTCGTTTCAATGGATGAAATGATAAAGAAAATACGGGCCGCAGTCGATGCCAGGCGTGATGAGAACTTCATAATAATAGCTAGAACCGATGCAAGGGACGTAAATGGACTCGATGATGCGATTGAGAGAGCAAATGCGTATGTGGAGGCTGGAGCCGATATGATTTTCCCGGAGTCTCTTCATGATGAGGAGGAGTTCAGAACAGTGGCTCAGAGAGTTAAGGCTCCTCTCCTCGCCAATATGACGGAATTCGGCAAGACGCCTTATATAACTGCAAAACGCTTTGAGGAGCTTGGCTATAAGGTAGTTATTTTTCCAGTAACCACGTTTAGGTATGCAATGGGGGCTGTGAGAAAGGCGTTAAGGACTCTTAAGAATGAGGGCACACAGAAATCATTATTGGGCGATATGATGAGTAGGGAGGAGATTTACCAATTAATAGGTTACTGGGACTATGAGAAGTGGGATAGAGATATAGTGGAGAAAGCAAGTAAAACATATAGTCGGAGAATTAATATTCATTAAGAGGGACTTCACGCTAAATTACTTTTTCGGCAATGCTCTTTCATTGATTCACTCTCAGAACCGGAGTTTCGCCAAAACCCTCTATGTCGACGTCGCCGGTTTCCTTAACGCTTGGTATCAGTCGTAGCCCTATGGGCCTCTTCTTTNCTTGAGAGACCGCGTATAGATCCGCCACTACCCCAGCCACATGATCTATATCGTTCATCGGTATTGGAACCATATCGACGCCGGCAACGCAAACCGATGAGTATGTGACCAGATCCTTGAAAGTTATGAAGCCAGCCCTAGCTCTTTCCTTTAATCGCTCATCTTCCGCCAGCGGCAGCATTACCTCGTTAAAGCCAAGATTCTTCA from Thermocladium sp. ECH_B harbors:
- a CDS encoding methylisocitrate lyase; this translates as MDPILFRRGLDKSEIRRRFRERLNKDGIIIAPGVFLPITAIMAAEEGFEAMYFGGAAFSNMLGLPDLGVFTLTEMATQVSYISSTVDLPLIVDADTGFGETINVARTVRSMEDAGAAAIHIEDQEFPKKCGHLSGKRVVSMDEMIKKIRAAVDARRDENFIIIARTDARDVNGLDDAIERANAYVEAGADMIFPESLHDEEEFRTVAQRVKAPLLANMTEFGKTPYITAKRFEELGYKVVIFPVTTFRYAMGAVRKALRTLKNEGTQKSLLGDMMSREEIYQLIGYWDYEKWDRDIVEKASKTYSRRINIH